The genomic window CTCCCTGTGAGTcactcctgctgtccccaggacaCCTCCATTTCGGCCCAGTTTCCAGTGGTTTgcgtgggtttttttgtttatttttttttcctttcccaaaatTGCTCTCTTGCAAAATCTCCTGGTGGTTGAAAAGCTGCTTTGTTCAGCTCttgtttgggtttatttgcTGGTGTCCAGTTCAGAAACAGCCAGAGCTTGGGCATCTGTgttctggcagtgggagctcCTGGTGGAGTGAGAGCTGGGTAATACCCTGGGCCCTGCCCGGGAATTTCCAAATTTCCATCTGGTTTGAAGCACAGGCTCTACCTTGATTCCAGACATTGTTGCAGCTGTAtccattttgcatttcagtCTTCAAATGAAATGCTCAGATCCtctgtgggaaaagctttaATTTACCAAGGGGAACAGAGCTGGTTTTGGGTGGCACAGCCTTGGCAGGGGAGTTTCTCTTCAGAAACTTTAGTTGTGTGTCTCTCAGACTCCCAGCACTCAgttttctctcctgctgttgCTCCTGCCCCTGGTTCCCAGGCTGTAGCTGATGCCCAGGCCCGCCTGGCACGATGCCGTCACGGACCAATCTCTCTGCTGGGATCCCCAGTAGCAAAGTGAAATATTCCAAGCTCTCCAGCACCGATGATGGATACATTGACCTGCAGGTAAAAACGGGGGGAGGAAGCTGTGAAACCACGAGgatgggcagccacagctcggccttgcacaggcagctgcttctCGTGCATCTCtggtggagcagctgcagctcagagagGGGCAAAGCCTGGAGGGAGCCAAAACCTTGGCCCTTCCCCTCTGGAAATCCCAAAGAGCCTTCCTGGGAACAAGACTGGGAGTAGAGGCTGGCTCAGCAGGGTGGGTCTTCATGGGCAGAATTCCTCCTGGAGGGCAATTCTGGACCAGAATTTtgtcctgtgccagctgtggggTCCCATCTGTGCTGCCGTGGGAGGGGAGCTGTGCCGAGTTCATCTGTTCAATATTTGCGTTTTTCCATCCAGTTCAAGAAGAGCCCACCCAAAATCCCCTACAAGGCCATTGCACTGGCCGTGGTGCTCTTCATGATCGGGACCTTCCTCATCATCATCggagccctgctgctggcagggtaCATCAGCAAAGGGGTGAGTGCTTCACCACACTCCTGGCACTGTCCTCAGAGCTGCCCTGAGCCCTCACTGCCCATCAGGGGACAGCAAACGGCCTCAAGTcgcaccaggggaggtttaaattcaaaattaggAGAGGTTTGATGTGGAAAGGGTGGGAaaggcctggcacagctgcagtgggagTGTTCAGAACACGAGGATGTGGCACTCCAGGACACGGGTCAGTGGTGACCCTGGGGGTGGTGCTGGGtcatggttggacttgatgaccttgaAGGTCTTCTCCAGCCTCAAGGATCTTGTGATCGTGTTCAGTGGAGAACTTCAGAGCCACAGGAAGTGAGCA from Vidua macroura isolate BioBank_ID:100142 chromosome 28, ASM2450914v1, whole genome shotgun sequence includes these protein-coding regions:
- the TMEM230 gene encoding transmembrane protein 230 encodes the protein MPSRTNLSAGIPSSKVKYSKLSSTDDGYIDLQFKKSPPKIPYKAIALAVVLFMIGTFLIIIGALLLAGYISKGETDRAIPVLIIGILVFLPGFYHLRIAYYASKGYRGYSYDDIPDFDD